A section of the Humulus lupulus chromosome 2, drHumLupu1.1, whole genome shotgun sequence genome encodes:
- the LOC133815128 gene encoding uncharacterized protein LOC133815128, which translates to MVLESGVVHFDRKPILLRPWSTNLDKLRLVKSVPVWIRLPDLGLQYWGTKSLSALVSTIGKPMMIDKVTKERSMVKFASVLVDVEISDHIPQFISFLNERGQLMEQAIEFEWLPTRCSLCKRFGYFDASCKRDQGAIWRKKEKKSGLENGGTVGSQGPSASGYETLSKAPQDLMTGKIVQLGILKETSSSKVGQELKWTTPKKVGGTKQLAPATHNLRTNKLNKIGLGAFLETKLRGNKIKDLMRNVFMGWDCFSRPTVEGRILLVWKADIVSLSIIQEDDQFIHCCVKIKGVTQKFCLTLVYGWNSIEERKSLWTQLSLLEFPVLPWLVVGDFNAVFDYDDRIGGRPVTELELEDGRHWRRIIKKLNRLKPVLLQFNKMKVEKEAYFKFGRQSRMYESFLRQRSKITWLRYGDENTSYFHASLKQRKIGNWITSFMNDAGQLNDNYEEVVAYFINHFKGFLGSSSSASTRVEQKCSQQGAILTLEQQLGLLMPFTKKDVKKSLLSIHSIKILGPDGYGSGFYKSLWKDIGDEISEAILTFFDRGEIPHELNNTIISLIPKVDTLAKAVDYRPIACCNTLYKCI; encoded by the exons ATGGTTTTGGAATCTGGGGTTGTTCATTTTGATAGGAAACCTATTCTATTGAGGCCTTGGTCGACTAACTTAGACAAACTGAGGCTAGTGAAATCAGTTCCGGTTTGGATTAGGTTACCTGATCTTGGCCTTCAATATTGGGGTACTAAAAGTTTGAGTGCTCTTGTTAGTACCATTGGCAAACCCATGATGATTGATAAGGTTACAAAGGAAAGGTCTATGGTGAAGTTTGCTAGCGTGCTTGTGGATGTTGAGATATCAGATCATATACCTCAGTTCATAAGCTTTCTTAATGAGCGAGGCCAACTAATGGAGCAGGCTATAGAGTTTGAATGGCTGCCTACCAGATGTTCGCTTTGTAAAAGATTTGGTTATTTTGATGCTAGTTGCAAGCGTGATCAGGGGGCTATTTGGAGGAAAAAGGAGAAAAAGTCTGGCCTGGAGAATGGTGGGACTGTGGGTTCTCAAGGTCCTTCTGCTTCCGGATATGAAACTTTGTCCAAAGCTCCTCAAGATTTGATGACTGGAAAGATTGTACAGCTAGGAATATTAAAGGAGACTAGTAGCTCTAAAGTTGGGCAGGAGTTGAAGTGGACCACACCAAAAAAAGTGGGAGGAACTAAACAACTTGCTCCAGCAACTCATAATTTGAGGACTAACAA GCTCAATAAAATTGGCTTAGGAGCATTTCTAGAAACTAAATTGAGGGGAAATAAGATTAAGGATCTGATGCGGAATGTTTTCATGGGTTGGGACTGTTTTAGTAGGCCGACTGTGGAAGGTAGGATATTATTAGTTTGGAAGGCTGATATTGTTTCCCTTAGTATTATTCAGGAAGATGACCAATTCATTCATTGTTGCGTGAAGATTAAGGGTGTTACTCAGAAGTTTTGTTTGACTCTTGTGTATGGTTGGAATTCGATTGAGGAGAGGAAAAGTCTTTGGACTCAGTTATCATTGCTTGAATTTCCAGTGCTTCCTTGGTTAGTAGTTGGAGATTTTAATGCAGTTTTTGACTATGATGATCGTATTGGTGGTCGTCCTGTTACTGAGTTGGAATTGGAAGATGGTCGTCATTGGAGG cggattattaagaaattaaataggTTAAAACCTGTTTTGCTTCAGtttaataaaatgaaa GTTGAAAAAGAGGCTTATTTCAAGTTTGGCCGTCAGTCCAGAATGTATGAGAGTTTTCTTAGACAAAGGAGCAAAATCACTTGGCTTAGATATGGAGATGAGAATACTTCTTATTTTCATGCTAGTCTAAAGCAGAGAAAAATTGGTAATTGGATTACTTCTTTCATGAATGATGCAGGGCAGCTCAATGATAACTATGAAGAGGTTGTTGcgtatttcattaatcatttcaAAGGTTTTCTTGGTAGTTCTAGTTCAGCTTCTACTCGAGTAGAGCAAAAGTGCTCCCAGCAAGGGGCTATTTTGACACTGGAGCAACAACTTGGTCTATTAATGCCTTTTACCAAGAAGGATGTTAAGAAGTCTTTATTGAGTATTCACTCAATCAAGATTCTTGGACCAGATGGATATGGTTCGGGCTTCTACAAATCTTTATGGAAGGATATAGGGGATGAAATTTCAGAGGCAATACTAACATTCTTTGATCGAGGAGAGATTCCTCATGAACTTAACAATACAATCATATCCCTCATTCCTAAGGTAGATACTCTCGCTAAAGCTGTTGATTATAGACCTATTGCTTGCTGTAACACACTTTATAAATGCATTTAA
- the LOC133815129 gene encoding uncharacterized protein LOC133815129, translating into MDKSWITKARLSKEYEEGVDNFIKFALENTTDPSRVHCPCRKCSNLKKLDIMEIKSHLYFNGMDQTYVKWIWHGEEDDSNNNVPNERKKFDQVFDDPIEMVRDADERFVDKPEEFFKFLEDVEKPIFSGAPLSKLVVLVKLYKLKAGSSWSDTSFTKLLTLLKEILPKDNEFPSSIYEAKKTLCTLGMDYSKIQMEKNKNNKECKKGILAKVLWYLPPIPRFIRLFRNPEHAENLRWHEDGRIKDDKLRHPADSPAWKEVDELWPQIRKDPRNLRLSLSTDGINPFSNMTSSYSCWPVILCIYNLPPWLCMKRRFTMLTLLISGPKQLGNDIDIYLAPWIDELKVLWNGIDYYDSFKKENFILRGVLLWTINDFPAYGNLSRCFVKGYKGCPICGEKTSATRLKHCRKMCYMGRRRFLQKKHYYRKQKLAFNGEQELREAPIPMTGEAVYEEIRLIKNKFGKPVEKIDESVETKGKKKGKCKTNIKRKRNKKDQLAEDSKNTTCWKKKSIFFELEYWRHLLVRHNLDIMHIEKNICDSLIGTLLNILGKTKDSISARMDLVLMSESKKDLAPETGERRTYLPPACYTLKKDEKRILCETLANVKVPDGYSSNIRHLVSLKDCRLIGLKSHDCHVLMQQLLPIAIRGSLDQHVRNAII; encoded by the exons atggacaagagttggataacaaaGGCCAGACTTTCAAAAGAGTATGAAGAGGGAGTTGACAACTTTATTAAGTTTGCCTTAGAAAATACAACGGATCCTTCAAGAGTTCATTGTCCATGTAGAAAatgttcaaatttgaaaaaattagacATAATGGAGATAAAGAGTCATCTATACTTTAACGGAATGGACCAAACATATGTCAAGTGGATTtggcatggagaagaagatgactcTAACAATAATGTTCCCAATGAAAGAAAGAAATTTGATCAAGTATTTGATGACCCTATAGAGATGGTGAGAGATGCAGATGAACGTTTTGTTGATAAGCCTGAAGAATTTTTTAAATTCTTAGAAGATGTAGAGAAACCAATATTCTCCGGGGCACCTTTGTCAAAATTAGTTGTTTTAGTAAAACTATACAAATTGAAAGCTGGTAGTAGTTGGAGTGACacaagtttcacaaagttattaactttattaaaagaaattttaccaAAAGACAATGAGTTTCCTTCCTCGATTTATGAAGCGAAAAAAACATTGTGCACATTAGGAATGGATTATAGCAAGATTCAA ATGGaaaaaaataagaacaacaaAGAATGTAAGAAAGGGATTCTGGCAAAAGTATTGTGGTATTTGCCACCAATACCTAGGTTTATACGTTTGTTTCGAAATCCCGAACATGCCGAAAATCTGCGATGGCATGAGGATGGAAGGATCAAAGATGACAAATTGCGCCATCCAGCTGATTCCCCAGCTTGGAAAGAAGTGGATGAACTATGGCCTCAAATAAGAAAGGATCCTAGAAATCTTCGACTTAGTCTTTCTACTGATGGCATCAATCCATTCAGCAATATGACCTCATCTTACAGTTGTTGGCCAGTGATTCTATGTAtttacaatcttcctccttggttgtGTATGAAAAGAAGATTCACAATGTTAACTTTATTGATATCAGGTCCCAAGCAACTTGGAAATGATATAGATATCTATTTAGCACCTTGGATAGATGAGTTGAAGGTGTTGTGGAACGGAATTGATTATTATGAttcttttaaaaaagaaaattttatacTTAGAGGTGTACTCTTATGGACAATCAATGATTTTCCTGCTTATGGTAATTTATCAAGATGTtttgtgaaaggatataaaggATGTCCGATATGCGGTGAAAAGACAAGCGCCACAAGATTAAAACATTGTAGGAAGATGTGTTATATGGGTCGTAGAAGGTTTCTACAAAAAAAGCATTATTACCGGAAGCAAAAATTAGCATTTAATGGTGAGCAAGAGTTGCGAGAAGCGCCTATACCAATGACTGGAGAAGCTGTCTATGAAGAGATTcgtttaataaaaaataaatttggtaaGCCTGTGGAAAAGATCGATGAAAGTGTAGAGACAAAGGGGAAAAAGAAAGGCAAATGTAAAACAAACATTAAACGAAAGCGCAATAAGAAAGATCAACTAGCGGAAGATTCAAAGAATACTACATGTTGGAAGAAGAAGTCAATTTTCTTTGAATTGGAATATTGGAGACATTTGTTAGTAAGACATAATCTTGACAtcatgcacattgagaaaaacatatgtgatagtttgatcgGAACCTTACTTAATATTCTTGGGAAAACTAAGGACAGTATCTCTGCTCGTATGGACCTTGTGTTAATGTCTGAATCAAAAAAAGATTTGGCACCTGAAACAGGTGAAAGAAGAACTtatttacctcctgcttgttacaccttgaagaaagacgagaaacgTATACTTTGTGAAACTTTGGCAAATGTTAAGGTTCCAGATGGGTATTCATCAAATATTCGTCATTTAGTATCTTTGAAAGATTGTAGACTAATCGGTcttaaatctcatgattgtcatgtatTGATGCAACAGTTACTTCCAATTGCTATTCGGGGATCACTAGACCAACATGTTAGAAATGCTATAATATGA